A genomic region of Dermacentor andersoni chromosome 9, qqDerAnde1_hic_scaffold, whole genome shotgun sequence contains the following coding sequences:
- the LOC129383890 gene encoding uncharacterized protein, with amino-acid sequence MRKSGTLLLKILVAAAVLHKCMGSGKECTDGCPYTSVIYHFDSFRLEATSESEPQQFCLTFKRVVYPEGDLDRLRYYVLTAPYKVKYTTEDNTTREDSANVTIRESEINVYFNSRESGEPLPVKMRFVYSIECFVIEQPSQGTSYYHVFVSGSVTDGAYRECIGKLEQYSGGTANYLNKDRNCDQVMNLTKPMTAIDYYSG; translated from the exons ATGAGAAAAAGTGGAACACTCCTGCTAAAAATCCTTGTTGCGGCGGCGGTTCTTCATAAGTGCATGGGAAGTGGAAAGGAATGCACAGATGGCTGCCCTTACACTAGC GTGATCTACCACTTCGACTCTTTTCGCCTGGAAGCTACTTCAGAGTCGGAGCCACAGCAGTTCTGCTTGACGTTTAAGAGAGTTGTATATCCAGAAGGTGATTTAGACCGTTTACGTTACTATGTCCTTACCGCCCCTTACAAAGTCAAGTACACGACGGAGGACAATACCACACG AGAGGACTCTGCCAATGTAACTATTCGCGAGAGCGAGATCAATGTCTACTTTAACAGCC GTGAAAGTGGCGAGCCTTTGCCGGTAAAGATGCGTTTTGTTTACTCTATCGAATGCTTCGTTATCGAGCAACCCAGTCAAGGAACATCGT ACTACCACGTATTCGTAAGTGGCTCGGTGACCGACGGAGCTTACAGAGAGTGCATCGGGAAGCTTGAGCAATACTCTGGCGGAACCGCGAACTACCTCAACAAAGATCGAAACTGCGACCAAGTGATGAACTTGACTAAACCAATGACAGCGATCGATTACTACTCGGGCTAA